In one Aromatoleum aromaticum EbN1 genomic region, the following are encoded:
- a CDS encoding N-formylglutamate amidohydrolase: MPARQPPVRGDHVASTAPDATGCDARVAFVVSCEHGGNRVPPRYRELFARAQAALDSHRGYDPGALTVARQLARALVAPLVAATTTRLLVDLNRSPSHRKLHSEWIPASPPDIRAGIRARHYLPYRRRIEDLVAASIGRGQRVVHVSSHSFTPVFDGVVRNADVGILYDPGRPGEVALSARWIAALQARAPHLKVRRNYPYTGKSDGLCAWLRRHHAAADYVGIELEVNQRHVAPGRAEWRALRAAIIASLAEALELEKRA; encoded by the coding sequence ATGCCTGCGCGACAACCGCCAGTTCGAGGGGACCACGTAGCATCCACGGCACCGGACGCGACAGGGTGCGACGCTCGGGTCGCCTTCGTCGTTTCCTGCGAGCACGGCGGCAACCGCGTGCCGCCGCGTTACCGTGAGCTGTTCGCGAGGGCACAGGCCGCGCTCGACAGTCACCGCGGCTACGATCCGGGCGCCCTCACGGTCGCACGCCAACTGGCACGGGCACTCGTCGCACCGCTCGTCGCGGCGACGACCACGCGCCTTCTCGTCGACCTGAACCGCAGCCCAAGCCATCGGAAGCTCCACTCCGAATGGATCCCCGCCTCGCCGCCCGACATCCGCGCGGGCATCCGGGCGCGCCACTACCTGCCCTACCGGCGCCGGATCGAAGACCTCGTCGCCGCCTCGATCGGCCGTGGACAGCGGGTCGTCCATGTGTCGAGCCACAGCTTCACGCCAGTGTTCGACGGCGTCGTGCGCAACGCCGATGTCGGCATCCTCTACGATCCGGGCCGTCCGGGCGAAGTGGCGCTGAGCGCGCGCTGGATCGCGGCGCTTCAGGCGCGCGCGCCGCACCTGAAAGTGCGGCGCAACTACCCTTACACCGGAAAATCCGACGGATTATGTGCGTGGCTGCGGCGCCACCACGCTGCCGCCGACTACGTCGGCATCGAGCTCGAAGTCAATCAGCGGCATGTCGCGCCCGGGCGCGCCGAGTGGCGCGCGTTGCGGGCTGCGATCATCGCCTCGCTCGCCGAGGCGCTGGAGCTTGAGAAACGCGCTTAG
- a CDS encoding alpha-1,4-glucan--maltose-1-phosphate maltosyltransferase, with protein sequence MRARTADVIDDARRVPDEGRIRAVIESVTPQVDGGRFAVKRVAGDEFDVEADCFADGHDAVLAMLCWRRDQDEQWHVVPMTAIGNDRWRGRIRLGEIGRCWYTVTAWVDAFESWRRDLARRIEPDDIRMAGLIGADLIEETAERATIGDDRERLAAWARRLRDASQAEGADAQALKALGLDARFGEIAARHPDRRFAAVHPMLPLDIDRPLARFGAWYELFPRSTAPVAGAHGTLRSCADRLADIAAMGFDVLYLPPIHPVGRERRKGPNNVLVAGPDDVGSPWAIGAAEGGHLAVHPLLGTVEDLRYLIARAREHGVELALDIALQCAPDHPWVAEHPEWFRRRPDGSVQYAENPPKKYQDIYPFDFETGDWQAMWHALAGIFRHWIAEGVRIFRVDNPHTKAFPFWEWAIASIRHDHPDTIFLAEAFTRPRVMHRLAKLGFTQSYTYFTWRNTRAELTDYFTELAHGPGAGYFRPNVWPNTPDILPEYLQLGGRPAFVVRLVLAATLAATYGIYGPAFELMEHVPREPGSEEYLNSEKYQLREWDLDRPDSLAALIGRVNRVRRDNPALHDNTSLRFLPIDNDQLIAYSKTAEAGDNIVVVVANLDPHNVHSGWLDLDLGALGITPGTSFQMHDLLSGARYLWSSARNFVRLDPQRVPAHLFVLRRRVRSERDFDYFL encoded by the coding sequence ATGCGCGCCCGGACAGCTGACGTAATCGATGATGCGCGCCGCGTGCCGGACGAAGGGCGGATTCGCGCAGTCATCGAATCGGTCACGCCGCAGGTCGACGGCGGTCGCTTTGCCGTCAAGCGCGTCGCCGGTGACGAGTTCGACGTCGAGGCCGACTGCTTCGCCGATGGTCACGACGCAGTGCTCGCGATGCTGTGCTGGCGGCGTGACCAGGACGAGCAGTGGCATGTGGTGCCGATGACGGCAATCGGCAACGACCGCTGGCGCGGGCGCATCAGGCTCGGCGAGATCGGGCGCTGCTGGTACACGGTCACGGCGTGGGTCGATGCGTTCGAGTCGTGGCGCCGGGATCTCGCGCGGCGCATCGAGCCCGACGACATCCGCATGGCGGGGCTGATCGGCGCCGACCTGATCGAGGAGACCGCCGAACGCGCGACGATCGGCGACGACCGCGAGCGGCTCGCGGCGTGGGCGCGGCGGCTGCGCGACGCGAGCCAGGCCGAAGGCGCGGATGCGCAGGCGCTCAAGGCGCTGGGGCTCGATGCGCGCTTCGGCGAGATCGCGGCACGCCATCCGGACCGCCGCTTCGCTGCCGTCCACCCGATGCTGCCGCTCGACATCGACCGTCCGCTCGCGCGCTTCGGCGCGTGGTACGAGCTTTTCCCGCGGTCGACCGCGCCCGTCGCCGGCGCGCACGGAACGCTGCGCAGCTGCGCCGACCGTCTCGCCGACATCGCCGCGATGGGCTTCGATGTGCTGTACCTGCCGCCGATCCATCCGGTCGGCCGCGAGCGGCGCAAGGGACCGAACAACGTGCTCGTCGCCGGGCCGGACGACGTCGGCAGCCCCTGGGCGATCGGCGCCGCGGAAGGCGGTCATCTTGCGGTGCACCCGCTGCTCGGCACCGTCGAGGACCTGCGCTACCTGATTGCGCGGGCGCGCGAACACGGCGTCGAGCTCGCGCTCGACATCGCGCTGCAGTGCGCGCCGGACCATCCCTGGGTCGCCGAGCATCCCGAGTGGTTTCGCCGCCGGCCCGACGGGAGCGTGCAGTACGCCGAAAACCCGCCGAAGAAATACCAGGATATCTACCCGTTCGACTTCGAGACCGGCGACTGGCAGGCGATGTGGCACGCGCTCGCCGGCATCTTCCGCCACTGGATCGCCGAAGGGGTGCGGATATTCCGCGTCGACAACCCGCACACCAAGGCTTTTCCGTTCTGGGAATGGGCGATCGCGAGCATCCGCCACGATCATCCGGACACGATCTTCCTCGCCGAAGCCTTCACGCGGCCGCGCGTCATGCACCGGCTCGCGAAGCTCGGCTTCACGCAGTCGTACACGTACTTCACGTGGCGCAACACGCGCGCCGAGCTCACCGATTATTTCACCGAGCTCGCGCACGGCCCAGGCGCCGGTTACTTCCGCCCGAACGTCTGGCCCAATACGCCCGACATCCTGCCCGAATATCTGCAGCTGGGCGGCCGGCCGGCGTTCGTCGTGCGCCTCGTGCTCGCGGCGACGCTGGCGGCGACCTACGGCATCTACGGTCCGGCATTCGAGCTGATGGAGCACGTGCCGCGCGAGCCGGGCAGCGAGGAATACCTCAATTCCGAGAAATATCAGCTGCGCGAATGGGACCTCGATCGGCCCGACAGCCTCGCCGCGCTGATCGGGCGCGTCAATCGCGTGCGCCGCGACAATCCGGCGCTGCATGACAACACGTCGCTGCGTTTCCTGCCTATCGACAACGACCAGCTGATCGCGTACTCGAAGACGGCGGAGGCAGGCGACAACATCGTCGTCGTCGTCGCGAATCTCGATCCGCACAACGTCCATTCGGGCTGGCTCGACCTCGACCTCGGCGCGTTGGGCATCACGCCCGGGACGAGCTTCCAGATGCACGACCTGCTGTCCGGTGCGCGTTATCTGTGGAGCAGCGCGCGCAACTTCGTGCGCCTCGACCCGCAGCGCGTTCCGGCGCACCTTTTCGTGCTGCGCCGCCGCGTGCGCAGCGAACGCGATTTCGACTACTTCCTGTAA
- a CDS encoding carboxylate-amine ligase, with translation MSPEHPTHVRTSPHGAGQTCASRAPVLGVFDGYGVEIEYMIVDRGGLDVRPVADELLCLGAGHPAADVVRGDMGWSNELALHVLEVKNRVPSAALDALPEAFHAEITAINTLLGRHGAQLLPGGMHPWMDPHTETRLWTHENCALYSTYDRIFDCRRHGWGNLQSVHLNLPFGDDEQFARLHAAIRLVLPILPALAASSPIADGRVTGFMDYRLEVYRDHQRQLPSSIGECIPRPSASPAEYRAQILAPMYREAAEYGDGGVLQHEWLNVRAAIPRFERNAIEIRVLDVQECPQADLAIAAVTAALVQRLYDSYHSAPDADATIRTAALARTFRACLRDAEQTQIDDASYLAQLGLDCGPCRAHELWARVIDLLVAEDRLAPRWHAPLQLILERGPLARRIVASLGEDAGRLQMRDVYRELGECLRDNRQFEGTT, from the coding sequence ATGAGTCCGGAACACCCGACCCACGTCCGCACAAGCCCGCACGGTGCCGGGCAGACCTGCGCAAGCCGCGCCCCGGTGCTGGGCGTGTTCGACGGCTACGGCGTCGAGATCGAATACATGATCGTCGACCGCGGCGGACTCGACGTCCGCCCGGTCGCGGACGAATTGCTGTGCCTCGGTGCCGGACATCCGGCGGCCGATGTCGTGCGGGGCGACATGGGATGGTCGAACGAGCTCGCGCTGCATGTGCTGGAAGTCAAGAATCGCGTCCCGTCCGCTGCGCTCGACGCGCTGCCCGAAGCTTTCCATGCCGAGATCACCGCGATCAACACGCTGCTCGGGCGGCACGGCGCGCAGCTCCTGCCCGGCGGCATGCATCCGTGGATGGACCCGCATACCGAGACACGGCTGTGGACGCACGAGAACTGCGCGCTCTACAGCACCTACGACCGCATTTTCGACTGCCGGCGCCACGGCTGGGGAAACCTGCAGAGCGTGCACCTGAACCTGCCGTTCGGCGACGATGAGCAGTTCGCCCGCCTGCACGCCGCGATCCGCCTGGTGCTGCCGATCCTGCCGGCGCTCGCAGCGAGCTCGCCGATCGCTGACGGGCGCGTGACGGGATTCATGGATTACCGCCTCGAAGTGTATCGCGACCACCAGCGCCAGCTGCCCTCGTCGATCGGCGAGTGCATTCCGCGCCCGAGCGCTTCCCCGGCCGAATACCGCGCGCAGATCCTCGCGCCGATGTACCGCGAAGCGGCCGAATACGGCGATGGCGGCGTGCTGCAGCACGAATGGCTGAACGTACGCGCCGCGATCCCGCGCTTCGAGCGCAACGCGATCGAGATCCGCGTCCTCGACGTGCAGGAATGCCCGCAGGCAGACTTGGCGATCGCCGCCGTGACCGCGGCGCTGGTGCAGCGTCTCTATGATTCGTACCACTCCGCGCCCGATGCCGACGCGACGATCCGCACCGCTGCCCTCGCGAGGACGTTTCGCGCGTGCCTGCGCGACGCCGAGCAGACACAGATCGACGACGCGAGCTATCTCGCGCAACTCGGGCTCGACTGCGGCCCATGCCGGGCGCACGAGTTGTGGGCGCGCGTCATCGACCTGCTGGTCGCCGAGGACCGCCTCGCGCCGCGCTGGCACGCACCGCTGCAGCTGATCCTCGAGCGCGGCCCGCTCGCGCGCCGCATCGTCGCCTCGCTCGGCGAGGACGCCGGCCGGTTGCAGATGCGCGACGTTTATCGGGAGCTGGGCGAATGCCTGCGCGACAACCGCCAGTTCGAGGGGACCACGTAG
- the treS gene encoding maltose alpha-D-glucosyltransferase translates to MDLLPAMAAPDKETDDGLWYKDAVVYELHVKAFFDANDDGVGDFNGLTRKLDYIRDLGVNTIWLLPFYPSPLKDDGYDVADYHGVLPAYGTRADFRQFVREAHRRGLRVITELVVNHTSDQHAWFQAARRAPAGSSKRNYYVWSDDPTRYSGTRIIFTDTETSNWAWDPVAKSYYWHRFFSHQPDLNFENPNVLKAVLRTMRFWLDMGVDGFRLDAIPYLREREGTNNENLPETHDVIREIRKCIDAHYRGRVLLAEANQWPEDVREYFGDGDECHMAYHFPLMPRLFMAVAQEDRFPVVDIMRQTPDIPENCQWAIFLRNHDELTLEMVTDRERDYMWQFFANDPRMRINVGIRRRLAPLLENSRDRVELMSFLLLTMPGSPILYYGDELGMGDNVFLGDRDGVRTPMQWTPDRNAGFSRADPQQLYLPPIMDPIYGFQAINVEAQARNPHSLLNFTRRLIAMRNSSRAFGRGMLRFLEPGNRKVLAYLREYRDQSVLCVANLARTPQAVELDLARFEGRVPVEIVGRVPFPPVGKLPYLLTLAGHGFFAFELSADAPPPNWHEERLPQTELPILVLTEGWRTFFRGHQGGSAVRRAIATRSRDQLQNEVLLPYLQARRWFAAKGETVTRIEVVEEQEWAAGGGNWLLALLEVSLASGSSHLYFLPLGIAWETAGDNPVDRFGAAALARVREKARIGILYDAFIDPVYCRALGQSMGGGGPQPLGGGSLRFTASEHYARFAEALGDEVRQPLQEQTNTGVFFGSRLYLKGYRRLQFGTNPEIEVGYFLGSAPEFSRVAAVAGSVEYIAPDGRVAALAMLQEFVDNQGNAWDYTLNHLDRLFSPDTWPAAAADEPEAEGMDRVYLLLAQTLGRRIGEMHAAFAHGTDPAFVPEPLGDAEVEAWRAQVIGDVERTLSLLEAALPRLDERARDEARQVLAAHHLLVARLAGLDLASPGLVKTRLHGDLHLGQVLIVQNDFVIVDFEGEPARSIDERRCRHSPLRDVAGMLRSFDYAVRTVGYHHLQARPEHAEALARALPEWKEGVVRSFMQAYGEVVAPLPSVPPDAAVAADFVTLFVIEKLLYELRYELDNRPEWVRIPLSALAEIAASPQGSH, encoded by the coding sequence ATGGATCTGTTGCCCGCAATGGCCGCGCCGGACAAGGAAACCGACGACGGGCTCTGGTACAAGGACGCGGTGGTGTACGAGCTGCACGTCAAGGCGTTCTTCGACGCCAACGACGACGGCGTCGGCGACTTCAACGGTCTGACGCGCAAGCTCGACTACATCCGCGACCTCGGCGTCAACACGATCTGGCTGCTGCCGTTCTACCCGTCGCCGCTGAAGGACGACGGCTACGACGTCGCCGACTACCACGGAGTACTGCCGGCGTACGGCACGCGCGCGGATTTCCGGCAATTCGTCCGCGAGGCGCACCGGCGCGGCCTGCGCGTGATCACCGAACTGGTCGTCAACCACACGTCGGACCAGCACGCGTGGTTCCAGGCCGCGCGCCGCGCCCCGGCCGGGTCGTCGAAGCGCAACTATTACGTGTGGAGCGATGATCCGACGCGCTACAGCGGCACGCGCATCATCTTCACCGACACCGAGACGTCGAACTGGGCGTGGGATCCGGTCGCGAAGTCGTATTACTGGCACCGCTTCTTCAGCCACCAACCGGACCTGAACTTCGAGAACCCGAACGTGCTGAAGGCAGTGCTGCGCACGATGCGCTTCTGGCTCGACATGGGCGTCGACGGCTTCCGCCTCGATGCGATTCCGTACCTGCGCGAGCGCGAAGGGACGAACAACGAGAACCTGCCCGAAACGCACGACGTGATCCGCGAGATCCGCAAATGCATCGACGCGCACTACCGCGGCCGCGTGCTGCTCGCCGAAGCGAACCAGTGGCCCGAGGACGTGCGCGAGTATTTCGGTGACGGCGACGAATGCCACATGGCTTACCACTTCCCGCTGATGCCGCGGCTCTTCATGGCGGTCGCGCAGGAAGACCGCTTCCCGGTCGTCGACATCATGCGCCAGACACCGGACATCCCCGAAAACTGCCAGTGGGCGATCTTCCTGCGCAACCACGACGAGCTGACGCTCGAGATGGTCACCGACCGCGAGCGCGACTACATGTGGCAGTTCTTCGCCAACGACCCGCGCATGCGCATCAACGTCGGCATCCGGCGGCGGCTGGCGCCGCTGCTCGAGAACAGCCGCGACCGCGTCGAGCTGATGAGCTTCCTGCTGCTGACGATGCCCGGTTCGCCGATCCTTTATTACGGCGACGAGCTCGGCATGGGCGACAACGTCTTCCTCGGCGACCGCGACGGCGTGCGCACGCCGATGCAATGGACGCCGGACCGCAACGCCGGGTTCTCGCGCGCCGACCCGCAGCAGCTCTACCTGCCGCCGATCATGGACCCGATCTACGGCTTCCAGGCGATCAACGTCGAAGCGCAGGCGCGCAACCCGCATTCGCTGCTGAACTTCACGCGGCGGCTGATCGCGATGCGCAACAGCTCGCGCGCGTTCGGCCGCGGCATGCTGCGATTCCTCGAGCCGGGCAACCGCAAGGTGCTCGCTTACCTGCGCGAGTATCGCGACCAGAGCGTGCTGTGCGTGGCGAACCTCGCGCGCACGCCGCAGGCGGTCGAACTCGACCTCGCGCGCTTCGAGGGACGCGTGCCGGTCGAGATCGTCGGCCGCGTGCCGTTCCCTCCAGTTGGCAAGCTGCCATATCTGCTGACGCTCGCCGGCCACGGCTTCTTCGCCTTCGAGCTGTCGGCCGATGCGCCGCCGCCGAACTGGCACGAGGAGCGGCTGCCGCAGACCGAGCTGCCGATCCTCGTGCTCACCGAAGGCTGGCGCACGTTCTTCCGCGGCCACCAGGGCGGCAGCGCGGTGCGCCGCGCGATCGCCACCCGCAGCCGTGACCAGCTGCAGAACGAAGTGCTGCTGCCGTACCTGCAGGCGCGACGGTGGTTCGCAGCGAAAGGCGAGACGGTGACGCGCATCGAAGTCGTCGAGGAGCAGGAATGGGCCGCCGGCGGCGGCAACTGGCTGCTCGCGCTGCTCGAAGTCAGCCTGGCGAGTGGATCGTCGCACCTGTACTTCCTGCCGCTCGGCATCGCGTGGGAGACGGCCGGTGACAACCCGGTCGATCGTTTCGGCGCGGCGGCGCTCGCCCGTGTCCGCGAGAAGGCGCGCATCGGCATCCTCTACGACGCGTTCATCGATCCGGTGTATTGCCGCGCGCTCGGCCAGAGCATGGGCGGGGGCGGACCGCAGCCGCTCGGCGGCGGCAGCCTGCGCTTCACGGCGAGCGAACACTATGCGCGGTTCGCCGAGGCGCTCGGCGACGAGGTGCGCCAGCCGCTGCAGGAGCAGACCAACACCGGCGTGTTCTTCGGCTCGCGGCTGTACCTGAAAGGTTACCGGCGACTGCAGTTCGGCACCAACCCGGAAATCGAAGTCGGCTATTTCCTCGGCAGCGCGCCGGAGTTTTCACGCGTCGCGGCGGTCGCCGGCTCGGTCGAATACATCGCGCCCGACGGCCGGGTCGCGGCGCTGGCGATGCTGCAGGAATTCGTCGACAACCAGGGCAACGCGTGGGACTACACGCTGAATCATCTGGACCGGCTCTTTTCTCCCGATACCTGGCCCGCCGCGGCGGCCGACGAACCCGAGGCCGAGGGGATGGACCGGGTCTACCTGCTGCTCGCGCAGACGCTCGGGCGGCGCATCGGCGAGATGCATGCGGCGTTCGCGCACGGCACTGATCCGGCGTTTGTCCCGGAGCCGCTCGGCGACGCGGAAGTCGAAGCGTGGCGGGCTCAGGTGATCGGCGATGTCGAGCGCACCCTGAGCCTTCTCGAAGCGGCGTTGCCGCGTCTGGACGAGCGCGCCCGCGACGAGGCGAGACAGGTGCTGGCGGCGCACCACCTGCTGGTCGCACGCCTCGCCGGGCTCGACCTGGCTTCACCCGGCCTCGTGAAAACGCGGCTGCACGGTGACCTGCATCTTGGGCAGGTGCTGATCGTGCAGAACGATTTCGTCATCGTCGATTTCGAAGGCGAGCCGGCGCGGTCGATCGACGAGCGGCGATGCAGGCATTCGCCGCTGCGGGACGTCGCCGGCATGCTGCGTTCGTTCGACTACGCGGTACGCACAGTTGGATACCACCACCTCCAGGCGCGCCCCGAGCACGCCGAGGCGCTCGCGCGCGCGCTGCCCGAATGGAAGGAGGGAGTGGTCCGGAGCTTCATGCAGGCGTACGGCGAGGTCGTCGCGCCGCTGCCTTCCGTTCCGCCGGACGCGGCCGTCGCGGCGGATTTCGTGACGCTGTTCGTCATCGAGAAGCTGCTCTACGAACTGCGCTACGAACTGGACAACCGTCCGGAATGGGTACGCATTCCGCTCTCGGCGCTCGCGGAAATTGCGGCGTCGCCGCAGGGAAGCCATTGA
- a CDS encoding acyloxyacyl hydrolase, with amino-acid sequence MRFTRRWRPPGLAGGMSFALALFAAATTCPAAQGVALQAGSYDSVDSVGVQWLLPVWYRAEWKNWRIASHPELQLNLLRSHSDKAAQAGAFATFRISPIRSGAYPYLEAGLGLHLFSEKKVGRRNLSTRFQFGELIGAGIAWGGRAGGEGETSVGLRLSHYSNAGLKQPNHGIEVFQLTVSHRF; translated from the coding sequence TTGCGCTTCACGCGCCGCTGGCGACCGCCCGGACTGGCCGGCGGCATGTCGTTCGCGCTGGCGTTGTTCGCTGCGGCGACCACGTGCCCCGCCGCTCAGGGCGTCGCGTTGCAGGCCGGAAGCTACGACTCGGTCGATAGCGTCGGAGTGCAGTGGCTGCTGCCAGTCTGGTATCGCGCCGAATGGAAGAACTGGCGCATTGCCAGTCACCCGGAACTCCAGTTGAACCTCCTCCGCAGCCATTCGGACAAAGCGGCCCAGGCAGGCGCTTTTGCGACGTTCCGCATCTCTCCGATTCGTAGCGGCGCGTACCCCTATCTCGAGGCGGGCCTCGGCCTGCACCTGTTCTCGGAAAAAAAAGTCGGACGCAGGAACCTGTCCACCCGCTTCCAGTTCGGCGAACTGATCGGCGCCGGCATCGCATGGGGAGGCAGGGCCGGGGGCGAAGGCGAGACGTCAGTGGGCTTGCGGCTGAGCCATTATTCGAATGCCGGGCTGAAGCAACCGAATCACGGCATCGAGGTGTTCCAGCTCACGGTCAGCCATCGCTTCTGA
- a CDS encoding ferritin-like domain-containing protein produces MDDGTEPGFNRTGAQSSPLSVHSMQLYADERVPEEVSAADEMPDGKEEIAAVRGDYTVEAERIGSVPMPGVLTSAFTAVVSKLGARKPEVLVDKLGERLAFERIGVRLYQALMDKAAALARQQRMPFSVDDLQRLRDDELAHMHVLASALDSLGADSTAQTPAAAVSAVAISGLMQVLTDPRTTLVHCLEAMLIAELADDASWELLISLTAEADQDQFLPQFRSARDNEKAHVRQIRGWLQTVVLGEAR; encoded by the coding sequence ATGGATGACGGCACCGAACCTGGATTCAACCGCACCGGTGCACAGTCTTCGCCCTTGTCGGTCCACAGCATGCAGTTGTATGCAGACGAAAGGGTGCCGGAAGAGGTGAGCGCTGCCGACGAGATGCCCGACGGCAAGGAGGAAATCGCTGCCGTACGTGGCGACTACACGGTCGAGGCCGAACGCATCGGCTCGGTGCCGATGCCCGGCGTGCTGACCAGCGCATTCACTGCGGTGGTATCGAAGCTCGGCGCGAGAAAGCCCGAAGTACTGGTCGACAAGCTCGGCGAACGGCTCGCCTTCGAGCGTATCGGCGTGCGCCTTTACCAGGCACTGATGGACAAGGCGGCGGCGCTCGCCAGACAGCAGCGGATGCCGTTCTCGGTCGACGATCTGCAGCGCCTGCGCGATGACGAGCTGGCGCACATGCACGTGCTCGCTTCCGCGCTCGATTCGCTCGGCGCGGACTCGACTGCGCAGACGCCCGCTGCAGCTGTTTCCGCAGTCGCGATCAGCGGCCTGATGCAAGTCCTCACCGACCCGCGCACGACGCTCGTCCATTGCCTCGAAGCGATGCTGATCGCCGAGCTTGCCGACGATGCGAGCTGGGAGCTGCTGATCAGCCTGACGGCGGAAGCGGACCAGGACCAGTTCTTGCCCCAGTTCCGCAGCGCGCGCGACAACGAAAAGGCGCACGTGCGCCAGATCCGCGGCTGGCTGCAGACGGTCGTCCTCGGGGAAGCGCGCTGA
- a CDS encoding four-helix bundle copper-binding protein has protein sequence MSQQTTLSPEMLACIELCRRCQMVCLGMATGHCLEKGGRHVEPEHLRTMIVCAEICQAAANVMATNSTLHRQVCAVCADICDACISSCRDLDEMEECIFACERCKNSCEAMTSV, from the coding sequence ATGTCCCAACAAACCACGCTATCGCCTGAAATGCTGGCCTGCATCGAGCTGTGCCGGCGCTGTCAGATGGTCTGCCTCGGCATGGCGACGGGGCACTGTCTCGAAAAAGGCGGCCGCCATGTCGAGCCGGAACATCTGCGCACAATGATCGTCTGCGCGGAGATTTGCCAGGCGGCCGCGAACGTGATGGCGACCAACTCGACGCTGCACCGCCAGGTGTGCGCAGTCTGTGCCGACATCTGCGACGCGTGCATCAGCAGTTGTCGCGATCTCGACGAGATGGAGGAATGCATCTTCGCCTGCGAGCGGTGCAAGAATAGTTGTGAAGCAATGACCTCGGTGTGA
- a CDS encoding SDR family oxidoreductase has product MSDQATVEQIPAQHQDTQPGHEEPMVPRPEDEMKHYHGSGKLAGKTAIVTGGDSGIGRAVSIGFAKEGADVAVVYLCEHEDAEHTQRQIEAQGVKCLLLAGDVGDEAFCADVVEKVIAKFGRLDILVNNAAEQHPQEDLAAISREQLERTFRTNLFSMFDLTRCALAHLKEGACIINSTSVTAYRGSSHLIDYSASKGAIVSFTRSLAQSLAKRRIRVNGVAPGPIWTPLIPASFEAEKVEHFGEKQPLGGAGQPDAVAPSYIFLASSDSSYMTGQVLHPNGGEIVNG; this is encoded by the coding sequence ATGAGCGACCAGGCAACCGTTGAGCAGATTCCAGCACAGCACCAGGACACGCAGCCGGGGCACGAGGAGCCGATGGTGCCGCGCCCCGAAGACGAAATGAAGCATTACCACGGCTCGGGCAAGCTCGCCGGAAAAACCGCGATCGTCACCGGCGGCGACAGCGGCATCGGGCGTGCGGTGTCGATCGGCTTCGCGAAGGAAGGCGCGGACGTGGCGGTGGTGTATCTGTGCGAGCACGAGGACGCGGAACATACGCAGCGGCAGATCGAGGCGCAGGGGGTGAAGTGCCTGCTGCTGGCCGGGGATGTCGGCGACGAGGCGTTCTGTGCGGACGTCGTCGAAAAGGTGATTGCGAAGTTCGGCCGCCTCGACATCCTGGTCAACAACGCCGCCGAACAGCATCCGCAGGAGGACTTGGCAGCGATCTCCCGCGAGCAGCTCGAACGCACTTTCCGCACCAACCTGTTCTCGATGTTCGACCTTACCCGCTGCGCGCTGGCGCACCTGAAAGAGGGCGCCTGCATCATCAACTCGACGTCGGTGACGGCGTACCGTGGCAGTTCGCACCTGATCGACTATTCGGCGTCGAAAGGCGCGATCGTGTCGTTCACGCGGTCACTTGCCCAGTCGCTCGCGAAGCGCCGCATACGCGTGAATGGCGTGGCCCCGGGCCCGATCTGGACGCCGCTGATCCCGGCGAGCTTCGAGGCTGAAAAAGTCGAGCATTTCGGCGAAAAGCAGCCTTTGGGCGGTGCTGGCCAGCCCGACGCGGTCGCGCCGAGCTACATTTTCCTCGCGAGCAGCGATTCGAGTTACATGACGGGGCAGGTGCTGCATCCGAACGGTGGCGAGATCGTCAACGGGTGA